The following coding sequences lie in one Metopolophium dirhodum isolate CAU chromosome 5, ASM1992520v1, whole genome shotgun sequence genomic window:
- the LOC132945720 gene encoding uncharacterized protein LOC132945720 encodes MDKSFLDVGGAYVNESPIRQMLVHSFLPFSTSALDNGDEIRTAIQNRDAHTLPSESYIYIEGKITQPEGMKTVISLAHNGSTNLFNEMKYEINSIEVQWVKKPGITSAMKSYCSYSPADANIMQNAAWDITGNNANFVKDGSFSGCIPLKHVFGFCEDFKRILVNCSQQLILNRSMSDLSSLHFATVAGEEISSTNLRLW; translated from the coding sequence ATGGATAAATCGTTCTTAGACGTGGGTGGTGCGTATGTAAACGAATCACCAATTCGGCAAATGCTTGTACATTCTTTCCTGCCATTTTCCACAAGTGCGCTGGATAATGGGGACGAAATCCGTACCGCAATTCAAAATCGGGACGCACATACGCTGCCGAGCGAAAGTTATATCTATATCGAGGGTAAAATAACGCAGCCCGAAGGAATGAAGACAGTAATAAGCTTAGCCCATAACGGGTCAACGAATTTATTCAACGAGATGAAATACGAGATAAACTCTATCGAAGTACAATGGGTTAAAAAACCTGGTATAACCAGTGCGATGAAGAGCTATTGTTCGTATTCGCCTGCCGACGCGAATATCATGCAAAACGCTGCTTGGGATATCACTGGCAATAATGCTAATTTCGTTAAAGACGGTTCGTTCAGCGGATGTATACCGTTAAAGCATGTTTTCGGTTTTTGCGAGGACTTCAAGCGAATACTGGTGAATTGTAGCCAACAGCTGATTTTGAATAGATCGATGTCAGATTTGAGTTCATTACATTTCGCTACCGTTGCGGGGGAGGAAATTTCTAGCACGAATTTAAGACTCTGGTGA
- the LOC132944116 gene encoding uncharacterized protein LOC132944116: protein MLPRRKVKSNSGAGLLKTIINSLPFELHLPGYQYCGPATNLGKRLALGQTGINGLDSACRDHDIAYDKSNSLSERSAADSIMEERAWNRVGAKAAGYKEKSAAWLVTTGMKAKRKTGCGFGKIVGACKKAIKKSIKTCPSTP, encoded by the coding sequence ATGTTACCACGTCGGAAGGTCAAGTCCAATAGCGGTGCTGGTCTgttgaaaactataataaatagtttaccATTCGAATTACATTTACCAGGTTATCAGTACTGCGGACCTGCGACTAATTTAGGAAAAAGACTTGCTCTCGGACAGACCGGCATAAACGGTCTAGATTCTGCATGTAGAGACCACGATATAGCTTACGATAAAAGTAATTCTTTATCCGAACGTAGTGCGGCCGACAGTATTATGGAAGAACGAGCTTGGAACAGAGTGGGCGCGAAAGCCGCTGGTTATAAGGAAAAATCTGCCGCGTGGCTTGTAACCACTGGTATGAAGGCTAAACGTAAAACCGGATGCGGGTTCGGTAAAATTGTCGGCGCGTGTAAAAAAGCGAttaaaaaatcgattaaaaCATGCCCGTCGAcaccttaa
- the LOC132945721 gene encoding uncharacterized protein LOC132945721, whose translation MFRQFTSRGSHWMSILPELINDYNKTVHTKIGVTPLQANDDPSRVKLKYVAAKTTKIKFSVGDKVRVSVYKSVFTKGYLPDCSTEIFTIMKVNRTTPCTFILQDYTGNPIAGGFYAEKIRKTKLPDDYLVEKIICTKGQRVFVRWLGFTDEHNSWINKSDLRI comes from the coding sequence ATGTTTAGACAATTCACTAGCAGAGGTTCTCATTGGATGTCTATTTTACCTGAGTTaattaatgactataataaaaCGGTGCATACCAAAATTGGTGTGACACCACTACAAGCCAACGATGACCCGTCGcgggtaaaattaaaatacgttgCCGCGAAAACCACAAAAATCAAGTTTAGCGTGGGCGACAAAGTTCGTGTTAGTGTGTACAAGAGTGTTTTCACCAAAGGATATTTGCCCGATTGCTCTACCGAAATATTCACAATTATGAAAGTGAACAGGACTACGCCGTGCACATTCATCTTGCAGGATTATACGGGTAACCCGATAGCCGGTGGTTTCTACGctgaaaaaatacgtaaaacgAAACTGCCTGATGATTATCTagtggaaaaaataatttgcaccaAAGGCCAGCGAGTGTTCGTCCGCTGGTTAGGTTTTACCGACGAGCATAATAGTTGGATAAATAAGTCTGATCTTAGAATATAA